One window of the Pseudofrankia sp. DC12 genome contains the following:
- a CDS encoding IS30 family transposase has product MGVRERLTVEDREVISRELSQERSARYIAAVLGRHHSGISREIERNGGAAAYRAVDAQARCDLMCARPKERKLVASKELHDAVNTGLVEKWSPKQISERLRTDFPDDESMRVSHETIYECLYLQARGELRTELKIALRKGRARRVNRSRSTLTRGGIVGMVNISERPKEAEDRAVPGFWEGDLIIGKGNKSQIATLVERTTRFVMLVRIPYDRNADKVAYLLGKKMETLPEFMRNSVTWDQGKEMARHADFTVRTGIPVYFCDPHSPWQRGSNENTNGLLRQYFPKGTDLSLHTQEELDMVATQLNGRPRQTLKWATPLEVFTELLESHVSP; this is encoded by the coding sequence ATGGGCGTACGGGAGCGGTTGACGGTGGAGGACCGCGAGGTCATCTCGCGGGAGTTGAGTCAGGAGCGTTCGGCTCGGTATATCGCCGCTGTGCTCGGTCGTCATCATTCGGGGATCTCCCGGGAGATCGAGCGTAACGGCGGTGCCGCGGCGTATCGGGCGGTGGATGCGCAGGCACGGTGTGATCTGATGTGCGCCCGCCCGAAGGAACGGAAACTCGTCGCGTCGAAGGAGCTGCACGACGCGGTGAACACCGGCCTGGTCGAGAAGTGGTCGCCGAAGCAGATCAGCGAGAGACTGCGCACGGACTTTCCCGACGACGAGAGCATGCGCGTGAGCCACGAAACAATCTACGAGTGCCTCTACCTCCAGGCGCGCGGCGAGCTGCGGACGGAACTGAAGATCGCGCTGCGTAAGGGCCGGGCCAGGCGGGTCAACCGGTCGCGCAGCACCCTGACCAGGGGCGGGATCGTCGGCATGGTCAACATCAGCGAGCGGCCGAAGGAGGCCGAGGACCGCGCCGTCCCCGGTTTCTGGGAGGGCGACCTGATCATCGGGAAGGGCAACAAGTCGCAGATCGCCACGCTGGTCGAGCGCACGACCCGGTTCGTGATGTTGGTGCGAATACCGTACGACCGTAACGCCGACAAGGTCGCCTACCTGCTGGGCAAGAAGATGGAGACCCTGCCCGAGTTCATGCGGAACTCGGTGACCTGGGACCAGGGAAAGGAGATGGCCCGGCACGCCGATTTCACCGTCCGCACCGGTATTCCCGTGTATTTCTGCGACCCGCACTCACCGTGGCAGCGCGGCTCGAACGAGAACACCAACGGGTTGCTGCGCCAGTACTTCCCGAAGGGCACCGACCTGTCCTTGCACACGCAGGAAGAACTTGATATGGTGGCCACGCAGCTGAATGGGCGGCCACGGCAGACGCTCAAATGGGCGACGCCGCTCGAGGTCTTTACCGAGCTGCTGGAAAGTCATGTGTCGCCATGA